In Chitinophaga nivalis, a single genomic region encodes these proteins:
- a CDS encoding DUF6881 domain-containing protein encodes MMYIKVLWIHEEDTDPVWLYSEIDEKMYEVRKVEVYADDSFGFAGAGMEFGGTMLGEVPVPDIEEIAQDPAFIPTAIMQEEFERVWEQYTNFLNNG; translated from the coding sequence ATGATGTATATAAAAGTCCTTTGGATCCATGAGGAAGACACTGATCCGGTATGGCTCTATAGCGAGATAGATGAGAAAATGTATGAAGTACGAAAGGTGGAGGTATACGCCGATGATAGTTTTGGATTTGCCGGCGCAGGAATGGAGTTTGGAGGCACGATGCTGGGAGAGGTACCAGTGCCGGATATCGAGGAAATAGCCCAGGACCCTGCCTTTATCCCTACAGCGATTATGCAGGAAGAATTTGAGCGGGTATGGGAACAGTATACGAATTTTCTTAACAACGGATAA